A stretch of Mucilaginibacter terrae DNA encodes these proteins:
- a CDS encoding trypsin-like serine protease yields the protein MQFTNRYLLILLLLSTSGCAQNRSSKEKFADIALTNKIDFVHSKYDQPRFSCGFLIKFNADTFAVTAKHLVKFIKTDEMKTLIFSNQIKNWSLYPLDKKEQLVVTDKLLNEDHSAKLNDASIYQEDWLLFSIKTNHSNVKPLEVRTTPLTPGEKMYVIGWTRKMEEGSQRVYEFEYYKSIGNRLLLKDIIVPEQFGGLSGAPVIDKQGLVVGIVSGATLDPTTNKKYFSPCSIDGLAKFVAELPKNK from the coding sequence ATGCAGTTTACAAACAGATACCTATTAATTCTTTTATTACTGTCAACATCAGGATGTGCCCAGAACAGATCGTCGAAAGAAAAATTCGCAGATATTGCGCTCACCAACAAAATTGATTTTGTTCATTCCAAATACGATCAACCGAGGTTTAGTTGTGGCTTTTTGATTAAATTTAACGCAGATACCTTTGCTGTAACTGCCAAACATCTGGTAAAATTTATTAAAACAGATGAAATGAAAACACTAATATTTAGTAATCAAATTAAAAACTGGAGCTTATATCCTTTAGATAAAAAAGAACAGTTAGTAGTTACTGATAAACTGTTAAATGAAGATCACTCGGCGAAGCTCAATGATGCATCCATTTATCAGGAAGACTGGCTCTTATTTTCCATAAAAACAAATCATTCAAACGTAAAACCTTTAGAGGTGCGAACAACACCGTTAACTCCGGGAGAAAAAATGTATGTAATTGGCTGGACCCGAAAAATGGAAGAGGGAAGTCAACGGGTGTATGAATTTGAATATTATAAATCGATAGGAAATCGCCTTTTGTTAAAAGACATTATTGTGCCAGAACAATTTGGAGGATTGAGCGGCGCACCGGTAATTGATAAACAAGGATTAGTGGTTGGTATAGTTTCCGGAGCAACACTTGACCCCACTACAAATAAAAAGTATTTTTCTCCATGCTCTATTGATGGCCTGGCAAAATTTGTGGCAGAATTGCCAAAAAACAAGTAA
- the gloA2 gene encoding SMU1112c/YaeR family gloxylase I-like metalloprotein yields the protein MLGLKHIHHIAIICTNYEQSKRFYVEILGLTLVQEIYRAERQSYKLDLAVAGQYQIELFSFPNPAPRPSRPEAAGLRHLAFAVEDIEASVSHLNSYGIDTEDIRIDEYTGRRFTFFADPDGLPLELYEE from the coding sequence ATGCTTGGATTAAAGCACATACACCATATTGCCATTATTTGCACTAATTATGAGCAAAGTAAACGGTTTTATGTAGAGATATTGGGCTTAACCTTAGTGCAGGAAATTTACCGTGCCGAAAGGCAATCATACAAGCTCGATCTGGCTGTTGCAGGGCAATACCAGATCGAGCTTTTTTCGTTCCCTAACCCGGCTCCCAGGCCATCACGCCCCGAGGCAGCAGGTTTACGCCACCTGGCCTTTGCGGTTGAGGATATAGAAGCATCGGTATCGCATTTAAATAGTTACGGCATAGACACCGAAGATATAAGGATAGATGAATACACCGGCCGCCGCTTCACCTTTTTTGCCGACCCTGATGGCCTGCCGCTGGAGTTATACGAAGAGTGA
- a CDS encoding metallophosphoesterase family protein, which translates to MTRIGLLSDTHGYLDDAVFKHFADCDEIWHAGDFGTIELVDQLAAFKPLKGVYGNIDGKEIRQTFPEHMRFMCEDLDVWMTHIGGYPDKYSPDVKRIIYTNPPGLFISGHSHILKVIFDKKINCLHLNPGAAGKQGWHKVKTLMKFCVSSKNIHNLEVVELKNNM; encoded by the coding sequence ATGACCCGTATAGGTTTACTATCTGATACTCACGGCTATCTGGATGATGCCGTATTTAAACATTTTGCCGATTGTGATGAAATTTGGCACGCAGGCGATTTTGGTACCATAGAACTTGTAGATCAGTTGGCGGCGTTTAAACCCTTGAAGGGGGTTTATGGTAATATTGATGGTAAAGAAATACGCCAGACGTTCCCGGAACATATGCGTTTTATGTGCGAAGACCTTGATGTTTGGATGACGCATATTGGCGGATATCCTGATAAATACAGCCCCGATGTAAAGCGTATTATTTACACTAACCCTCCTGGATTATTTATTAGCGGACACTCTCATATATTGAAAGTTATTTTCGATAAAAAAATCAATTGTTTGCATTTAAACCCCGGGGCGGCCGGAAAACAAGGTTGGCATAAAGTTAAAACATTGATGAAATTTTGTGTTTCCTCGAAAAATATTCATAACTTGGAAGTCGTGGAACTTAAAAATAATATGTAA
- the rnhA gene encoding ribonuclease HI, whose translation MIEIFTDGASSGNPGPGGYGVVLRAGQHYKELSEGFRKTTNNRMELLAVIKGLEALKAPGQQVTVFSDSKYVIDSIEKRWLNGWVAKGFAGKKNKDLWLRYLDISKLHKVRFVWVKGHAGHPENERCDQLAVAASKQKELLIDSVFEVENARGNS comes from the coding sequence ATGATCGAGATTTTTACAGATGGCGCTTCGAGCGGTAACCCCGGACCGGGTGGATATGGCGTAGTATTGCGTGCAGGCCAGCATTACAAAGAACTTTCAGAAGGCTTTCGCAAAACCACTAATAACCGTATGGAACTGCTTGCTGTTATTAAAGGCCTCGAAGCCTTGAAAGCTCCCGGACAGCAGGTAACTGTTTTCTCTGATTCGAAATACGTGATAGACTCTATTGAAAAGCGCTGGCTTAATGGCTGGGTTGCTAAAGGCTTTGCTGGTAAAAAAAACAAAGACCTGTGGTTGCGCTACCTCGACATAAGCAAATTGCACAAGGTGCGCTTTGTATGGGTTAAGGGCCACGCCGGCCACCCCGAAAACGAAAGATGCGACCAACTTGCAGTGGCCGCATCTAAACAAAAAGAATTATTAATCGACTCAGTATTTGAGGTAGAGAACGCGAGAGGCAACTCTTAA
- a CDS encoding tetratricopeptide repeat protein, with protein MQNWEDIYLEAEEAIRNANYLQAKQLLENIILDEPSTAQAHNSLGWLYRTQFDDYARAENHYKAAIKSNPQYPHAYINLIVLYTNLEQWDKARDIAATAILRPLVDKALISYRLGILEEYNQNFEEAINYYKKAIKLCLNFDSIEDYKRAITNCEYKATL; from the coding sequence ATGCAAAACTGGGAAGATATTTATTTAGAGGCCGAAGAAGCCATACGTAACGCTAATTACTTGCAGGCTAAACAATTGTTGGAGAACATCATATTAGATGAACCATCAACCGCACAGGCGCACAACTCGCTGGGATGGCTGTACCGTACCCAGTTTGATGATTATGCCCGTGCCGAAAATCATTACAAGGCTGCCATTAAAAGCAACCCGCAATATCCGCATGCTTATATTAATTTGATTGTGTTGTACACCAACCTTGAGCAGTGGGATAAAGCCCGCGATATTGCCGCCACGGCCATATTACGTCCGCTGGTTGATAAGGCGCTGATTAGCTACCGCCTGGGTATACTCGAGGAGTACAATCAAAACTTTGAAGAAGCCATTAACTATTACAAAAAGGCCATAAAATTGTGCCTCAACTTTGACTCGATTGAGGATTATAAGCGGGCCATTACTAATTGCGAGTATAAAGCGACTTTGTAA
- a CDS encoding tRNA1(Val) (adenine(37)-N6)-methyltransferase, protein MSIFHFKKFSIDQSGCAMKVNTDGVLLGAIANASHAEKILDIGTGTGVIALMLAQRFEQARISAVEMDATAAKTAEMNFAASDFADRVKVYGQSFQQYFAGNADKRFDMIVSNPPFYIQSLPSVGAHKTLAKHADDSFFEELVSTSAQHLSNNGVLWLILPLATAKLVKQLANLYGLFLQQVVSIHSYPHYDAHREILAFGRHQTNIKYQRYSIYSEPKVYTDEYRELLKDFLTIF, encoded by the coding sequence ATGTCCATATTCCATTTTAAAAAATTCAGCATCGATCAAAGCGGTTGCGCCATGAAGGTGAATACCGACGGCGTACTGCTGGGCGCCATTGCAAATGCAAGCCATGCTGAAAAAATATTGGACATAGGAACGGGCACAGGCGTAATTGCATTAATGCTGGCACAGCGTTTTGAGCAAGCCCGTATTAGTGCGGTAGAAATGGATGCTACTGCCGCGAAAACCGCCGAAATGAACTTTGCTGCTTCGGATTTTGCAGACAGAGTTAAAGTTTACGGGCAATCGTTTCAGCAATATTTTGCTGGTAATGCTGACAAGCGGTTCGATATGATCGTTTCCAATCCACCATTCTACATACAATCATTACCATCTGTGGGAGCGCATAAAACCTTGGCAAAACACGCTGATGATAGCTTTTTTGAGGAATTGGTTAGCACCAGCGCACAGCATTTAAGCAATAATGGTGTTTTATGGCTTATCCTGCCTTTGGCTACTGCTAAACTGGTAAAGCAACTGGCCAACCTGTATGGATTGTTCTTACAGCAGGTTGTCAGCATTCACTCATACCCGCATTATGATGCGCACCGTGAGATACTGGCTTTTGGCAGACATCAAACTAATATTAAATACCAGCGTTACAGTATTTACAGCGAGCCTAAGGTTTACACAGATGAATATCGTGAATTGCTTAAAGATTTTTTGACGATATTTTAA
- a CDS encoding phage integrase SAM-like domain-containing protein, with protein sequence MATIKEMVLKHHKKEDGTYNIKYRLTHNRKVTYINTNHFAHERQLKKNLSIKDKFLLSVISTEIAKYRMRLLELDSRLIHYDVKELANCLTQVEENNVIDIIAFARQYIAELIAQGRKGNAYPILTVTNSLCDYFGSQKVEIDRINALMLPDYEKYLRKERRFKRRNQLGNEVNYISKGLSDSGLHNHMRDLRTLFNAARDRFNDEDRGIIRIKYYPFKKHKVIEAPMTAKRALTIEQLFKIREFECVPGSRAELAKDIFLLSFYLCGMNAKDIYNLRKSNIIKSRVNYNRSKTSTRRKDSAFISIKIISEASPLLFRYIDRLQDRYSESNNFNKALNKGLKEIGEALGIHSLTLYCARHSFGSIARNECRFSKDDVGFALNHIDQSTRTTDIYIKPDWKIIDEVQLAVTRIIKMQDNNNVD encoded by the coding sequence ATGGCTACCATTAAGGAAATGGTCCTCAAACACCACAAAAAGGAAGACGGCACTTACAATATTAAGTACCGATTAACTCACAACCGCAAGGTCACTTACATCAACACCAATCATTTTGCCCACGAAAGGCAGCTTAAAAAAAATCTTTCCATTAAGGATAAATTTCTGCTCTCCGTGATATCCACGGAAATCGCTAAATATCGAATGAGATTGTTAGAGCTTGATAGTCGGCTTATCCATTATGATGTAAAAGAGTTAGCAAACTGTCTTACCCAGGTCGAAGAAAATAATGTAATTGATATAATTGCTTTTGCCAGGCAATACATAGCGGAGTTGATAGCCCAAGGAAGGAAAGGTAATGCCTATCCTATTTTAACAGTTACGAATAGCTTATGTGATTATTTCGGAAGTCAGAAGGTCGAGATCGATAGGATAAATGCTCTAATGTTACCCGACTATGAAAAGTATCTGCGAAAGGAGAGAAGATTTAAACGCAGAAATCAACTTGGTAACGAAGTCAATTACATAAGCAAGGGTTTATCTGATTCTGGGCTTCATAACCATATGCGAGATCTTAGAACATTATTTAATGCAGCAAGGGATAGATTTAATGATGAAGACCGTGGAATAATCAGGATCAAGTATTACCCATTCAAAAAACACAAGGTGATCGAGGCTCCGATGACTGCAAAACGTGCGCTAACTATTGAGCAACTCTTTAAAATTCGTGAGTTTGAATGTGTTCCAGGTTCCCGTGCAGAATTAGCAAAGGATATTTTTCTTTTGTCGTTTTACCTGTGCGGTATGAATGCTAAAGATATTTATAACCTTCGTAAGTCGAACATTATAAAAAGCAGGGTTAACTATAATAGATCAAAAACAAGCACAAGACGAAAAGATAGTGCTTTTATAAGCATAAAAATTATTTCAGAGGCATCCCCACTATTGTTCAGATATATCGACCGCTTGCAAGATAGATACTCCGAATCCAATAATTTTAACAAAGCATTGAATAAGGGATTGAAAGAAATTGGTGAGGCTTTAGGTATTCATTCATTGACTTTGTATTGTGCTCGTCATTCATTCGGTAGCATCGCAAGAAATGAATGCCGTTTTTCAAAAGATGACGTTGGTTTTGCGCTAAACCACATTGATCAAAGTACAAGGACTACTGATATATACATTAAGCCTGATTGGAAAATTATAGACGAGGTACAGCTAGCAGTCACAAGAATTATTAAAATGCAGGATAATAATAATGTCGATTAA
- the fbp gene encoding class 1 fructose-bisphosphatase, with protein MKAAKTLGQFIIEKQADFPFAKGELSRLLRDIAIAAKIVNREINKAGLVDILGEAGTTNIQGEGQKKLDVYANEQFIAALQSGGECCIVVSEENDEYIYIDSEISKNAKYIVAIDPLDGSSNIDVNVGVGTIFSIYRRKSTEGKATMVDVLQRGVEQIAAGYVVYGSSTMLVYTTGKGVNGFTLDPSIGEFCLSHPDMTVPKDGNIYSINEGYYAHFPDGIKKYIKYCQVEDDATHRPYTSRYTGSMVADIHRTLIKGGIFMYPITAQAPNGKLRLVYECNPIAFIVEQAGGKATNGYERILELEVKELHQRSAIIIGSTNMVNKAEEMLACFSPQITKRNFEGEVVIQ; from the coding sequence ATGAAAGCAGCAAAAACGTTAGGACAATTTATTATAGAAAAACAGGCCGACTTCCCTTTTGCCAAAGGAGAGTTGTCGCGCTTGCTGCGAGACATAGCCATTGCGGCCAAAATAGTTAACCGCGAAATTAACAAGGCCGGTTTGGTTGATATTTTAGGGGAAGCCGGAACGACCAACATACAGGGAGAAGGCCAGAAGAAACTGGATGTTTACGCCAACGAACAGTTTATAGCAGCCCTGCAAAGTGGCGGCGAATGCTGCATCGTGGTATCTGAAGAAAATGACGAATATATATACATTGACTCCGAAATATCAAAAAACGCTAAATACATTGTGGCAATCGACCCTCTGGACGGTTCATCTAACATTGATGTGAACGTAGGGGTGGGTACTATCTTCTCTATCTATCGCCGTAAATCAACCGAGGGAAAGGCTACCATGGTTGATGTTTTACAGCGTGGAGTAGAGCAAATTGCAGCCGGATATGTGGTATACGGATCGTCGACCATGCTGGTATATACCACCGGTAAAGGCGTAAACGGTTTCACGCTCGATCCTTCAATTGGTGAGTTTTGCCTGTCGCACCCGGATATGACCGTGCCTAAGGATGGCAATATTTATTCAATAAACGAGGGCTACTATGCACATTTTCCCGATGGTATAAAAAAATACATTAAATACTGCCAGGTGGAAGATGATGCAACCCATCGTCCGTACACCTCTCGATATACCGGCTCCATGGTGGCCGATATTCACCGTACGCTTATTAAAGGCGGTATATTTATGTACCCAATTACAGCCCAGGCACCCAATGGTAAACTGCGCCTGGTGTACGAGTGTAACCCTATTGCATTTATAGTTGAGCAGGCAGGAGGGAAGGCAACCAACGGCTATGAGCGTATTTTAGAGCTTGAGGTAAAAGAGTTGCATCAGCGTTCGGCCATAATCATAGGATCTACAAATATGGTAAACAAGGCCGAAGAAATGCTGGCCTGCTTTTCGCCACAAATTACCAAGCGCAACTTTGAGGGAGAAGTTGTAATTCAATAA
- the purL gene encoding phosphoribosylformylglycinamidine synthase subunit PurL, which translates to MEQDQLTTVDTAKDLGLLPEEFERIKEILGRVPNFTELSIFSVMWSEHCSYKNSIKWLKTLPRDGSRMLAKAGEENAGVVDLGDGIGCAFKIESHNHPSALEPYQGAATGVGGINRDIFTMGARPIAQLNSLRFGDLSLDRTKWLVKGVVKGIGDYGNAFGIPTVGGELFFDECYNVNPLVNAMSAGILMAGDMVSATSYGVGNPVYIVGSSTGKDGIHGAAFASKNITEDSVNDLPAVQVGDPFQEKLLLEASLEVIKTGAVIGMQDMGAAGIICSNSEMSAKGEHGMVIWLDKVPTRQENMKPFEILLSESQERMLIVVQKGREAAVQAVFDKWDLNCVQIGEVTDTKRLEYFMNGEKVADVPADDLVLGGGAPVYEREYREPAYYAEYQKFDINSVPVPENLVDVAEHLIAHPNIASKRWVTDQYDSMVGTSTMTTNRPSDAAVVAVKGTNKAIALTVDCNSRYVNADPQKGCAIAVAEAARNIVCSGGEPVAITNCLNFGNPYVPEVFWQFVGAIKGMGEACRKFETPVTGGNVSFYNQSSDEGPVFPTPTIGMLGVLDDKDNIMTADFKQPGDFVYLIGQSQNDIASSQYLASYHKISASPAPYFDLDEEYNMQQVIKQLILSKAIQSAHDVADGGLYVALLESSMSLGLGFDIATDTDFRKDAFLFGEAQGRVVVSVSPEEQDRFTELMATSEVEYTLLGTVTNGALNVDEELYGHITDIKLVYDNVLHVALGE; encoded by the coding sequence GTGGAGCAAGACCAACTTACTACTGTTGACACGGCCAAAGATCTTGGCCTCTTACCCGAAGAGTTTGAGCGTATAAAAGAAATACTGGGCCGCGTTCCCAACTTTACCGAACTGTCTATATTTTCGGTAATGTGGAGCGAGCACTGCTCATACAAAAACTCCATTAAATGGCTTAAAACTTTACCACGTGATGGCAGTCGCATGCTGGCCAAAGCAGGTGAAGAAAATGCCGGTGTGGTAGATTTGGGCGATGGCATTGGCTGTGCCTTCAAAATTGAGTCGCACAATCACCCTTCGGCTTTGGAGCCTTATCAAGGTGCGGCAACGGGTGTGGGCGGTATTAACCGCGATATTTTTACCATGGGTGCTCGTCCAATAGCACAGTTAAATTCGCTTCGTTTTGGCGATCTTAGCCTCGACCGTACCAAATGGTTGGTTAAAGGTGTGGTGAAAGGTATTGGCGATTACGGTAACGCTTTCGGTATTCCAACCGTAGGCGGCGAGCTGTTTTTTGATGAATGCTATAACGTTAACCCGTTGGTAAACGCCATGTCGGCCGGTATATTAATGGCTGGCGATATGGTTTCGGCTACATCATATGGTGTGGGTAACCCGGTTTACATCGTGGGTTCGTCAACCGGTAAAGACGGTATACACGGGGCTGCTTTTGCCTCTAAAAATATAACCGAAGATTCGGTGAATGATTTACCTGCCGTGCAGGTGGGCGATCCGTTCCAGGAGAAATTATTACTCGAGGCTTCGTTAGAAGTAATTAAAACCGGTGCCGTAATAGGTATGCAGGATATGGGTGCGGCAGGTATTATCTGTTCAAATTCTGAAATGTCGGCCAAGGGCGAGCATGGTATGGTAATTTGGCTGGATAAAGTGCCAACCCGCCAGGAAAATATGAAACCGTTCGAGATCCTGTTATCAGAATCGCAGGAGCGTATGCTTATCGTGGTGCAAAAAGGCCGCGAGGCTGCTGTACAAGCCGTGTTTGATAAGTGGGATCTGAACTGTGTGCAGATAGGTGAAGTTACCGATACCAAGCGCCTGGAGTACTTTATGAACGGCGAAAAAGTAGCCGACGTACCTGCCGACGATTTGGTATTGGGCGGCGGTGCCCCGGTTTACGAACGCGAGTATCGTGAGCCTGCTTATTATGCCGAATATCAAAAGTTCGACATAAACAGCGTACCTGTTCCCGAAAATTTAGTAGATGTTGCTGAGCATTTAATTGCTCACCCAAATATTGCCTCAAAACGTTGGGTAACCGACCAATATGACAGCATGGTAGGTACATCAACCATGACCACCAACCGCCCGAGCGATGCCGCTGTGGTAGCTGTTAAAGGCACTAACAAGGCTATCGCCTTAACGGTTGATTGTAACTCACGCTACGTAAACGCCGACCCGCAAAAAGGTTGTGCTATTGCCGTAGCCGAGGCTGCACGTAACATTGTGTGTTCGGGTGGTGAGCCGGTGGCTATTACCAACTGCTTAAACTTTGGTAATCCTTACGTGCCCGAGGTTTTCTGGCAGTTTGTGGGCGCCATTAAAGGTATGGGCGAAGCCTGCCGCAAATTTGAAACCCCGGTAACCGGTGGTAACGTGAGTTTCTATAACCAATCGAGCGATGAAGGGCCGGTGTTCCCTACGCCAACTATTGGTATGCTGGGCGTGCTGGATGATAAGGATAACATCATGACGGCCGACTTTAAACAGCCGGGCGACTTTGTTTACCTTATTGGCCAATCGCAAAACGATATTGCGTCGTCTCAATACCTTGCCTCGTACCATAAAATATCGGCATCACCAGCCCCTTATTTCGATTTAGATGAAGAGTATAACATGCAGCAGGTGATCAAGCAACTGATCTTGAGCAAGGCTATCCAATCGGCACATGATGTGGCCGATGGTGGTTTGTATGTGGCGCTGTTAGAATCGTCGATGTCGCTGGGCTTAGGTTTTGATATTGCTACCGATACCGATTTCCGTAAGGATGCTTTCCTGTTTGGTGAGGCACAGGGCAGGGTGGTAGTGAGTGTTTCTCCCGAAGAGCAAGACCGCTTTACCGAACTAATGGCTACCAGCGAAGTGGAATACACCCTCCTGGGTACCGTAACCAACGGCGCATTAAATGTTGACGAAGAGCTTTACGGCCACATTACCGATATTAAATTAGTATACGATAACGTATTGCACGTAGCACTGGGCGAATAA